In Trichoderma atroviride chromosome 2, complete sequence, one DNA window encodes the following:
- a CDS encoding uncharacterized protein (CAZy:GH65~SECRETED:SignalP(1-23)), producing the protein MRSTTLSGAALLSLLQLIHPVYSATSNDRVADCLSRNGGSSTGPQFSKNVYKTDFAGVTWDEDNWLLSTTQLKQGAFESRGSVANGYLGINVASVGPFFELDTEENGDVISGWPLFSRRQSFATIAGFWDSQPVMNGTNFPWISQYGSDTAISGIPHWSGLILDLGDNTYLDATVDNRTLTNFRSTYDYKAGVLSWSYKWTPKGNKGSFDISYRIFANKLYVNQAVVDMEVTSSKNVQASIVNVLDGFAAVRTDFVESGQDGNAIFSAVRPNGVSNVTAFVYADITGSGGVNLDSRKIVKSKPYVHTNASSIAQAVSVKFSAGHAARVTKFVGAASSDAFKNPRQIAKSAAAAALSNGYTKSLNYHVKEWATVMPESSVDSFADPKTGKLPADNYIIDSAIMAVTNAYYLLQNTVGKNGSKEVNGAPVNVDSISVGGLTSDSYAGQVFWDADLWMQPGLVAAHPEAAERITNYRLARYGMAKENVKTKAAGSQNETFFSADAAVFPWTSGRYGNCTATGPCWDYEYHLNGDIGLSLVNQWVVSGDTKNFQENLFPVYDSIAQLYGNLLKPNKTSWTLTNMTDPDEYANHVDAGGYTMPLIAEHLQNANTFRKQFGIEQNKTWAKMASNSLVLRENGVTLEFTTMNGSAVVKQADVIMITYPLSYATNYSSQDALNDLDYYANKQSPDGPAMTYAFFSIVANEISPSGCSSYTYAQYAYKPYVRAPFYQISEQLIDDASINGGTHPAYPFLTGHGGANQVVLFGYLGLRLVPDDFLHIDPNLPPQIPYLRYRTFYWRGWPISAWSNYTHTTISRASGIAALDGADQRFAKKAITIHSGSEQSPKAYQLPVKGSVVVSNRQLGSQQTYAGNLVQCNAASSPDTYVPGQFPIAAVDGATSTKWQPASAADVSSITITLDKEDVGSLVSGFHFDWAQAPPVNATVIFHHEAISDPAAALKSQKHGSNFKVVTSLTNIKQSNPYDVHTTDLNVIAIPIGNTTNVTLSQPVAASKYASLLIVGNQGLDHIDVVAKNGTGATVAEWAIFGHEKGHTSTPNSHKKRRLNVRAAAAMSDPANLVRRPQ; encoded by the exons ATGCGGTCAACA ACCTTGTCCGGAGCAGCATTGCTGTCGCTGCTTCAGCTCATCCATCCTGTTTACAGCGCAACCTCAAACGATCGCGTCGCAGATTGCCTGAGCAGAAATGGCGGATCAAGCACAGGACCCCAGTTCAGCAAGAACGTGTACAAGACCGATTTCGCTGGAGTGACCTGGGACGAAGACAATTGGCTGCTCAGCACAACACAATTGAAGCAGGGCGCATTTGAATCACGAGGTTCTGTGGCCAATGGCTATCTCGGCATCAATGTGGCCAGTGTCGGACCTTTCTTTGAGCTCGACACAGAAGAGAATGGCGACGTTATCAGCGGCTGGCCCTTGTTCTCGAGGCGCCAGTCTTTTGCAACCATTGCTGGTTTCTGGGACTCTCAGCCCGTAATGAACGGGACAAACTTCCCATGGATCTCACAGTATGGCTCCGACACTGCCATTAGCGGCATTCCTCATTGGAGCGGGCTCATCTTGGATCTGGGTGACAATACTTATCTTGATGCTACGGTTGATAACCGAACCCTCACAAACTTCCGATCGACCTATGACTACAAGGCTGGAGTGCTGAGCTGGTCATACAAGTGGACTCCCAAGGGCAACAAAGGAAGCTTCGACATCAGCTATCGCATCTTTGCCAACAAATTATACGTGAACCAAGCCGTGGTCGATATGGAAGTCACTTCATCCAAGAACGTGCAGGCATCAATTGTCAATGTTCTCGATGGCTTTGCTGCCGTACGCACCGACTTTGTGGAATCTGGACAAGACGGCAACGCCATCTTCTCAGCCGTACGACCAAACGGCGTTTCTAATGTCACAGCTTTTGTGTATGCTGACATTACTGGCTCTGGAGGTGTAAACCTGGATAGCCGCAAGATTGTGAAGAGCAAGCCATACGTACATACCAACGCATCTTCCATTGCACAAGCCGTTTCAGTCAAGTTTTCAGCTGGACACGCCGCACGCGTGACCAAATTTGTTGGAGCTGCATCTTCTGATGCCTTCAAGAATCCCAGACAAATTGCCAAGAgcgcggctgctgcagcattGAGCAATGGATACACCAAGTCGCTAAACTACCACGTCAAGGAGTGGGCAACTGTCATGCCTGAAAGCTCTGTCGACAGCTTCGCCGATCCCAAGACTGGCAAGCTTCCAGCAGACAACTACATCATCGACTctgccatcatggccgtcACCAACGCTTATTACCTTTTGCAAAACACAGTGGGCAAAAATGGAAGCAAGGAGGTCAACGGAGCCCCAGTCAATGTTGACAGTATTTCTGTCGGCGGACTGACTTCCGACTCTTATGCTGGACAAGTTTTTTGGGATGCTGATCTTTGGATGCAACCCGGCTTGGTTGCTGCCCacccagaagctgctgagagAATCACAAACTATCGTCTGGCGAGATACGGTATGGCCAAGGAAAATGTAAAGACTAAAGCTGCGGGTTCCCAAAATGAgactttcttctctgctgatgctgccgtcTTCCCGTGGACCAGTGGCCGTTATGGAAACTGCACTGCTACAGGGCCCTGCTGGGACTACGAGTACCATTTGAATGGAGATATTGGCCTGTCTCTCGTCAACCAGTGGGTTGTTAGCGGCGACACCAAGAACTTCCAGGAGAACCTCTTCCCAGTTTACGACTCCATCGCTCAGCTGTACGGAAACCTGCTGAAGCCCAACAAGACATCATGGACTTTGACCAATATGACTGACCCT GATGAGTATGCAAACCATGTCGATGCCGGTGGATACACGATGCCTCTCATTGCGGAACACCTGCAGAACGCAAATACCTTCCGCAAGCAATTTGGTATCGAGCAGAACAAGACTTGGGCCAAAATGGCGTCCAACTCGCTGGTGCTTCGAGAAAATGGAGTCACATTGGAGTTTACCACCATGAACGGCAGTGCTGTGGTTAAACAGGCAGACGTGATCATGATCACTTATCCTTTGAGCTACGCTACCAACTACAGCTCCCAAGACGCCCTCAACGATCTTGATTAT TATGCCAACAAGCAATCCCCTGATGGGCCTGCTATGACCtacgccttcttctccattgtTGCCAATGAAATTTCTCCCTCAGGATGCTCATCATACACGTATGCTCAGTACGCCTACAAGCCATACGTCCGCGCGCCATTCTATCAAATCTCAGAGCAGCTCATTGATGATGCTAGCATCAATGGCGGCACGCACCCGGCCTATCCCTTCCTCACTGGCCACGGCGGCGCCAACCAAGTCGTTCTCTTTGGTTACCTTGGACTCCGGCTCGTGCCCGATGACTTCCTACACATCGATCCAAACCTGCCTCCGCAGATCCCCTACCTTAGATACAGGACATTCTACTGGCGCGGCTGGCCCATCTCGGCTTGGTCCAACTACACCCACACGACTATTAGCCGTGCCAGCGGCATTGCTGCGCTTGATGGAGCGGATCAACGCTTTGCTAAAAAGGCTATTACCATCCACTCTGGATCCGAGCAAAGCCCCAAAGCTTATCAACTGCCCGTCAAAGGATCTGTTGTCGTCTCCAACAGGCAGCTTGGCTCTCAGCAAACTTACGCTGGCAACTTGGTGCAGTGCAACGCCGCCAGCTCTCCTGACACTTATGTGCCTGGTCAGTTCCCCATTGCAGCCGTGGACGGTGCTACATCTACCAAGTGGCAgcctgcctctgctgccgaTGTAAGCTCCATTACCATAACGCTCGACAAGGAGGACGTGGGATCCTTGGTCTCAGGCTTCCACTTTGACTGGGCTCAGGCACCTCCTGTCAACGCAACTGTCATTTTCCACCACGAGGCAATTAGCGACCCGGCGGCAGCTCTAAAGTCACAAAAGCATGGCTCGAACTTCAAGGTTGTCACATCTTTGACGAACATCAAGCAGTCCAATCCTTATGACGTTCATACTACTGACTTGAACGTCATTGCCATTCCTATCGGTAACACGACTAATGTCACTTTGTCTCAGCCCGTTGCTGCATCTAAATATGCATCACTCCTCATTGTGGGCAACCAAGGTCTCGACCATATCGACGTCGTGGCAAAGAACGGCACCGGAGCTACAGTCGCAGAGTGGGCCATCTTTGGACACGAAAAGGGACACACAAGCACTCCAAACTCTCATAAGAAGAGAAGGCTGAATgtgcgagctgctgctgcaatgtcTGATCCAGCGAACCTTGTGCGTCGACCTCAGTAG
- a CDS encoding uncharacterized protein (EggNog:ENOG41) — translation MRLSVVNYQHVLQDLDKGAPINFNTNFHTAEEAPNLPIPTNKPYDYEIWLPLILKSRGLSPAALQVVKLSRAQIRVLVSAAAASIHTGVLNRSYAEDLEDDVYPAFKGLHFPPEGLFMRLGACSPKDGAQLTPGKLAIHSVEDIVLRITTSARTWSALTNILNHEGEEGHVYFLPFNAEMRSEREYRVFCVPSSLNISGVSQYKWHKPWVFAHENKDEMTNIAHTILGGIQEVHAEIIAYMKAHDDNELENLIRSQGFTFDVLYDEKTEKCALIELNTFGVRSACGSCLFQWLKDRASLYGETGDVEFRVAV, via the coding sequence ATGCGGCTTTCAGTCGTCAATTATCAACATGTCCTACAAGATCTGGACAAGGGTGCCCCGATAAACTTTAACACCAACTTCCACACCGCTGAAGAGGCGCCGAATCTTCCCATCCCCACCAACAAACCATATGACTACGAAATATGGCTGCCCTTGATACTAAAATCCCGAGGTCTGTCTCCTGCCGCGCTTCAAGTCGTCAAGCTCTCGCGCGCACAGATCAGAGTGCTGGTCagtgcagctgcagcttcaatcCATACTGGCGTGCTTAATCGATCTTATGCCGAAGATCTCGAAGATGACGTTTATCCTGCCTTTAAAGGGCTCCATTTTCCTCCGGAAGGGCTTTTCATGCGCCTTGGGGCATGTTCTCCAAAGGATGGTGCGCAACTTACGCCTGGGAAGCTGGCGATTCATTCCGTCGAGGACATTGTGCTCCGCATCACTACGTCCGCGAGAACGTGGAGCGCACTGACGAATATACTCAACcatgaaggcgaagaaggtcACGTATACTTTCTTCCATTCAACGCCGAAATGAGATCTGAGAGGGAATATCGCGTCTTTTGTGTCCCCAGCTCGTTGAACATATCTGGTGTTAGCCAGTATAAATGGCATAAGCCGTGGGTATTTGCCCATGAAAACAAAGATGAGATGACGAATATTGCTCACACGATTCTTGGCGGCATTCAAGAAGTTCATGCCGAAATTATCGCCTATATGAAGGCGCATGATGACAATGAGCTAGAGAATCTTATTCGGTCCCAGGGTTTTACTTTTGACGTACTCTACGATGAAAAGACGGAGAAATGCGCCTTGATTGAGCTCAACACTTTTGGGGTGAGGAGTGCATGCGGCTCCTGTCTTTTCCAGTGGCTGAAAGATCGAGCGTCGTTGTATGGAGAGACTGGCGATGTTGAATTTCGTGTTGCGGTGTGA
- a CDS encoding uncharacterized protein (MEROPS:MER0013629), whose product MTLPFNKSQALPRQRIRQLIPHLRLGKWPTGPLNSITDVPGVLAHTESIHSSPHSKETSPDINTGVTVILPRPDWYKYASFAGVFNFNGCGEMTSAHWLNETGQLHSPIVLTTTSAVGDAYRGIWEYTLEHHSNEDKEPNIFLVPTVAETYDGYLNDQSRFAVTPQHIVNGIKSATADAVQEGSVGGGTGMMCHRFKGGTGSSSRLVKGYDHQGNEKSYSVGVLVQANYGSMENLHIGGVPVGQILKEQENQALPSLKPGEKEPRKDGSIIIVVATDAPLLPIQLQRLAKRATVGLAKVGGYGNNTSGDIFLAFSNANKIPFSESGTKKTYEPQPYGVQVSDNFTIDGLFEAAADATEEAIYNALCMAETMKGFKERRVEALDLARVKEIVEKRL is encoded by the coding sequence ATGACGCTGCCATTTAATAAGAGCCAGGCTCTCCCACGCCAGCGTATTCGCCAACTTATACCTCACCTACGGCTTGGAAAATGGCCTACGGGCCCCCTCAATTCCATCACCGACGTTCCAGGGGTTCTCGCCCATACTGAGTCAATCCATAGTTCTCCCCATAGCAAAGAGACATCTCCCGATATTAATACTGGAGTCACTGTCATCTTGCCTAGGCCTGACTGGTACAAGTATGCAAGCTTTGCTGGCGTCTTCAATTTCAACGGCTGCGGAGAAATGACATCCGCTCACTGGCTTAATGAAACGGGTCAACTTCATTCGCCAATTGTTTTAACTACGACTTCAGCCGTTGGCGATGCGTATCGTGGAATCTGGGAATACACGCTCGAGCATCACTCCAATGAAGATAAAGAGCCCAACATCTTCCTCGTGCCCACCGTTGCTGAAACCTACGACGGATATCTCAATGATCAAAGCAGATTCGCCGTCACTCCGCAGCACATTGTCAACGGTATCAAAAGCGCAACTGCAGATGCTGTGCAAGAAGGGAGCGTGGGAGGTGGAACAGGCATGATGTGCCATCGCTTCAAAGGGGGCACTGGATCTAGCAGCCGCTTAGTCAAAGGATACGACCATCAGGGGAATGAAAAGTCCTATTCAGTTGGAGTGCTTGTTCAGGCCAATTATGGATCAATGGAGAACCTGCATATCGGAGGCGTCCCAGTAGGCCAAATTCTTAAAGAACAAGAGAATCAAGCATTGCCAAGTCTCAAACCTGGAGAGAAGGAGCCTCGAAAAGACGgtagcatcatcatcgtcgttgCAACAGACGCTCCTCTTCTGCCCATTCAGCTCCAGCGATTGGCTAAGCGTGCCACTGTCGGGTTGGCCAAGGTCGGAGGCTACGGCAACAATACTTCGGGAGATATATTTCTTGCATTTTCTAATGCAAACAAGATTCCGTTCTCAGAGTCCGGGACTAAAAAGACCTACGAGCCGCAGCCGTATGGCGTGCAAGTGTCAGATAACTTTACCATTGATGGATTATTtgaggctgcggctgatgcGACCGAAGAGGCGATTTACAACGCGCTTTGTATGGCTGAAACGATGAAAGGATTCAAGGAGAGAAGAGTCGAAGCTCTTGATTTGGCCAGGGTAAAGGAGATTGTTGAGAAGAGGTTGTGA
- a CDS encoding uncharacterized protein (SECRETED:SignalP(1-17)), protein MQSLIFVLALFASAAMGMPSELNKRVNCCLYYPGPKSNCKADCIDPSFCKAYGIPQTGYWCDCGPAAHCNS, encoded by the exons ATGCAATCTCTCATCTTTGTCCTTGCTCTTTTCGCCTCTGCGGCCATGGGAATGCCATCCGAGCT CAATAAGCGAGTCAACTGCTGTCTTTACTACCCAGGTCCCAAGTCCAACTGCAAAGCCGACTGTATTGATCCGTCATTCTGCAAAGCATATGGCATTCCTCAGACCGGTTACTGGTGTGACTGCGGTCCAGCTGCGCACTGCAATTCTTAA